The window gagagggaggtggctGCAGGAATGTGACCCAGAGAGCTGGTCCTGGCCTAGGGGATTTCCAGAGCGGTTCCTCCCTCCCTCGTCACTCTCTCCTGGGCCTCTCCTGCCGCCTGCCGCCAAGCCTGCCCCACGCCTGCCTaagcagccccctccccagccccaacaGGCCTCTTAGCCGATCTACCCAGTCACTGATGCCCCAAGGCACCTGTCCTGGCCTAGACCCTTCTGCTCTGGTTTTCATTTTCCCCACCTGATGTGGGGAAACCCCAGGACTGGAACTTCCCCTTCAAGCTGCCCTCCCGCCCCTAGATTAAGGCTCTTTGTCCCCCAATAAACACACTTTCTGCACTGCATAGACCTCACCTTGGAGGTGCACACAGAGTGGAGGGCTCTGGCCGGACCCACCCAGTCTGTGCTGTCTGAGGAGTGGCCCTCTTGACTCACTTCCCTGAGGGGGGCAACAGCACAGTTGTGGCACTTCTCCTTGCTCCTTATCCAAGAGCTCCTGTTTTCTCTCCCTTGGCATGTGCAACATTGAGTTTCTGAGAGGGGGTGTGACTCCACTCctgccctctctgctctccctatTAGGGTGGGGTAAGTGGGGAGCTCACCCTGGAAGCCACCTCTGCACTACCCTGGCAGCTTTCAGTTTGGCTGTGGAGCTGCAGCTAGTCTGGCAGGGCCCGGGGGCAGAGGGGAGTGGGGTGTGGCACAGGAAGGACCTTGGCCCTTCAGTACCCTGCCCACACTCCCGCTGAGCCGAGACCTTCCTTGAAGGCCAGAGATGGGAACTTGGAGCCTCCACCCCCAGGATCCTGGCTTCCCGCACCAACCCGCACTTCCTGGCACAAACTCTCACTTCCTACACTTACCCTATGGGTGGCTTCATAGAGATGTGTTCTTTCTAATCCTGGGACTCCGGGCCACTCTCTGTCCTGGGCCCTGACACTAAACCCTGGCCCTGCTCTCCAGGCTGGTCCACCTGGCTGTGATTCATGAGGCCCCAGCTGTGCTGCTCTGTTGCCTGGCTTTGCTGCCCCAGGAGGTCCTGGACATTCAGAACAACCTTTACCAGGTGGGTGGAAAGGATGGCTGTGCCCAGATACCCATATCTGCCCTGCCAGCCATCCTGAGCTGTCACACAAATGACCTTAGGTCACTTACTCAGGAAACTGAGCTAGAAGTGAGGCTACAGACACCAGTAAGACACGGCTTCTGCCCACAGGGCATTCGAGCCCGGTCTAGGGGACTCATGTCAACACATCATTACACAGGATGGTGACAAGAGTTGGGATGGAGATACCTAAGCAGCTGCTGTGGGACCTGGTGTCTGTGGGGAGCAGCCAGGGAGGGGTTATGCAGAGGTGACATCTGCAGGGGGGCTTGAAGGGGAGTGTGCCAGGTGGCGAGTGCCTGGcgcctctgtctcctctccccagcccctctctGTCACCTGGGCCTTAGGGAGAACAGAGCTCTCCCTAGAGGGTGAGAAGATAGACCTGCCCATCTGTCCACTCTCGAGGGGCTAGAGGACCTACAAGAAGAACAGGGGGCCATTTTTCTCACCCTGCCTCCAGAATTGGGGTTCCAAGAGGTTGGGGGGAGTGACAGAGGGAAGGGCTTGGTAGTATGGCTTTGGGAGACCAGGGTCATAGCCTCTATAAAATGCTCTCAAGGAAGGTGCTGGCAGTTGTCAATTCCTGTGCCCACTTGAGCATGTTCCTAAAGGTGGATACCTGTGTCAGTGGCCCTGCGACCCTCTGTTTGTGTCCCCAGACAGCACTTCATCTGGCTGTACATCTGGACCAGCCAGGCACAGTTCGGGCCCTTGTGCGGAAAGGGGCCAGCCGCACGCTACAAGACCGGCATGGTGACACAGCCCTGCACGTGGCCTGCCAGCGCCAGCACCTAGCCTGTGCCCGCTGCCTGCTGGAGGGACAGCCCGAGCCGGGCAGAGGGCCACCTCCGTCCCTGGACCTCCAGCTGCAAAACTGGCAAGGTACAGGCGGCCACGGGCCCGTAGGGGACAGAGAACAAGGGTCCCTGCTCTCAGGGAATGGGGGGTCAGTCATAACTTGTCCCTTAATTTACCCCAGTCCTAAGCACATACTCAGTACatctttgctgaatgaatgaatgaatttgatTTAGAATTTACTTAGAACCTTCTGTGTGCTAGACAGAGCTAAACCTTGCCCTGAAGATATTCAGTTTAACAGACATTattgattcattcaacaaaaatgtaCTAAGGAcctctgtgtgccagacactattctaGGAGCCGGGTGTGCATctgtaaacaaaacagaactgagaCCAACAAAAAGTATATGAAGTGGGTTCTCTAGTAGATGAAAAGGCAGTAAGTGCTCTGGGAAAGTAGAGCAGCGTGAGAGGAGCTGGAACGTGGGGGATGGGGCTGTGATTATTTGTGATTAAATAGGGGTCAGGGCAGGCCTCGTGGAGCAGGGACACTTGAGCAGAGACTTGAGGGAGGTGAGGCGTGTGAATCTGAATCTAGTTCTATAAGCAGAGGGGAATCAAGgccagaaaggagagagcagaaagattAGGGAGCCTGGCCAGTAGGGGTGCGGTAGAGACAGgttgacctggagcgctgaggtccctggttggaaaccccaaggtcgctggcttgagtgcaggcaggTACgagaggaatcaatgaacaaatcaagggaagcaattaccagttgatgcttctctctgtccttcccatctctctctccctctttctagtctctctttctctctctctcaaatcaataaaataataataataataataaaaggctaGGGGAGCACACGGGAGGAGGTAgccctggggaggggctgggggcatAAGGACCCCGGAGACCCGTGAAGAAAGTGGCTGTGGGCAGGGCTCGCAGACAGGCAGAGGTAGAGTTGGAGAGAATGGGGAAaaggggtgttgggggagggtatATGTATGGAGGTGTCACTCAGCAACCTGACCCCTGAAGCATGAAAGTTTCAATAACATGACTGAAAAGGTGGAAACTTTGTGTTCCTTTCCCCTCAGATTTTTGAGGGGGTTTTTGGACTTGTGTTTTAACAGCCCTGTGACCAGAGGGACTGAGTGGGCAGTGGGTCCCTTGGGGCTGAGGGGTAGGGAGGTCCctaaagagtgagagagagttgGTAGATGCAGATGAGCAGCCCCACGTTCACCCCATCCCAGGTCTGGCCTGTCTCCACATCGCCACCCTGCAGAGGAACCAGCCACTCATGGAACTGCTTATTGAAAACGGAGCTGACATTGATGTGCAGGTGAGGCGGCCAATCAGGGCGCTGCCGGGCCCAgggcctgccccaccccctggTCTAGACCGCAGGTCCACTCCCAGTGTCGGAAGTGGTGGCATTCACCTTATTCAGGGCCTAGAACCAGCATGCTTCCTTTTGAAGGCCTTGGCTGACATCCCTATTCTCCTCCAGGAGGGCACGAGTGGGAAGACGGCGCTGCACTTGGCTGTGGAGACCCAGGAGCGGGGTCTGGTACAATTCCTGCTCCAGGCTGGGGCCCGGGTAGACGCACGCATGCTCAACGGGTGCACACCCCTGCACCTCGCTGCGGGCCGGGGCCTCAAGGGCATCTCATCCACCCTGTGTGAGGCGGGTGCCGACTCCCTGCTGCGGAACGTGGAGGATGAGACCCCCCAGGACCTGACTGAGGATGTAAGAGGCATCCACTCAGCTCTGCCCTCCAATCCCCCCCACAGCCAGAGCAGAGACAGGCGCTGTAATGACCGAAAGGGCCAAGGAGTTAGGATCTGGGGTGCAATTCACGACTCGGCCACTCACCAACGGTGGGAACTTGTGCAAGCTTCTAGCTGCTCTCAGCCTATTTTCTTAACTGGCCATGACCAGGGGGCCCAAACTTGGAGTCCTACAGGCTTCTGCAGCAAAAGTGGATCAGTGAAGCAGGCCAGATGTCAGACagcaggggggtgggggctctGGGAGACCAGAGGGTCTCTCCCTGAGGGTCCACTCTATTCAGCCACAGCAGATAGTTGCAGAAGAGGAATGTGGGTCCAGTATTTCCAGGTCTTGGGAATATTTTAAGAGAGATGAAACCTAGATTTTCTAGatagtttctcatttttaaatgttcagtgtaaaaaaatattcaaaatgttttgTAAGTATCTGTTTCCTACCCCTAACCCCGAAATTCCAGATCCATGAGATGGATCACCTCCTTGGTCCTTCTTATCTGTGATATTCTGGCGCTTCCTTAGAGAGTGAGGGCTTGCCTCAGGCCTCTTGCTAGCCCATAGGGCCCACCATTtgggagactggtaggaagattTGTTCCCTGACATCCGTTATTTGATGGGGAGAAAATGGCTCAGTGCGTCTCCCTAGTTCCTTTCCCCCTGGGCCCTGATCTTGTTTCTCTCCGTTCTCTTTCTCAGCCCTTCACTCTTTTGCCCTTCGACGACCTAAAGATCTCTGGAATGCCACTGCTGTGTGCTGACTGAAGCCAGGGCAGGGTCTGGGGCCCCGGAGGCTTCACTTTCTCCCATCTGGAAGCTGGGGCCACAGCTGCTGCAGTATGGGGCCAGGCAAGGTGCCCTTCTGGAGTCCTGGGGACTGCTGGGGCCAGCACAGTCCTGAGCTGAGAGGAGGGGTCGCAAATGAGGGAGGGCCAATCTGGAAGGAAGAGCTTCCCAAGTGGACGGAGATTCTTGGaagacaccccccctcccccaagccccagGTATCCTGGGTGAAGCCTGTTTACTTCTCTAGAAGATGGTCACCCTGAAACAGCTAACCAGTAGGAAAACAAGGACTCTCCTGAGGGAGGAGAGAAACTGAAATGTGGGCCATCAGGGCCCTTAGGGCTCCCGTCTCCCTGCTGTTGGGGACTGTTAAACACTGTCCTTTAAAGACTTGACACAGAAGGCCCGGACTGAACCTCTGGGGAAGGGGAAGTTTCAATAACATGACA is drawn from Saccopteryx leptura isolate mSacLep1 chromosome 1, mSacLep1_pri_phased_curated, whole genome shotgun sequence and contains these coding sequences:
- the NFKBIE gene encoding NF-kappa-B inhibitor epsilon, with the protein product MSEVRKGTDESDESQYDSGIESLRSLRSLRSLPEPTPTSASGPSDAGSPQPWTRPPGTADEPQEKEDTDGERADSTYGSSSLTEPLTFWRSPENEDPSPGSPLSPAGSLSPQQLEALTYISEDGDTLVHLAVIHEAPAVLLCCLALLPQEVLDIQNNLYQTALHLAVHLDQPGTVRALVRKGASRTLQDRHGDTALHVACQRQHLACARCLLEGQPEPGRGPPPSLDLQLQNWQGLACLHIATLQRNQPLMELLIENGADIDVQEGTSGKTALHLAVETQERGLVQFLLQAGARVDARMLNGCTPLHLAAGRGLKGISSTLCEAGADSLLRNVEDETPQDLTEDPFTLLPFDDLKISGMPLLCAD